The Candidatus Binatia bacterium region ATCTGTTCGGAGAGATCGTGCGCCTTGAACTTCTCTTCACCGGTCTCCGCGTCGACGAGCTTCCAGTAGTAGGGGCGCTTGACCCATTCGTCGTGTGCGAAGCGAATCCGGCCCGGTCGAGCGGCCTTGATCTTGATCGACGTTGAGCCGCCGCTGGACTCCTGCACGATGCGCTTGGGGGACGCGGTCGGCTCGGGAGCCGGTTGGGGTGTGGCCATTGCGACTTGCGTCACGGCGCTCTCCTGGATGCGGGAGAGAGTGGACAGAAGCTCGTCCGCGTCGCTGGTCGACCAGTAGCTTCCGCCACCCGCCTCGGCGACGCACGAGAGTTGCTCGCGCGTCGCATCGTCCACGGCGAAGCCGACGACGTGGAGAACGAACTTCGCGCCGCTTTCCTTGAGTGCCCGGGTGACGGCGCAGGGGTCGGAGTCGCATGTCTCGATGCCATCGCTCACGAGCACGATGGTCGTCTGCTCCTCGCGCTCCTTCACGCGCTCGGCGGCGCGCTTGATGCTCTCGGAGATCGGGGTTTTGCCGCGTGGTGTGATCTTCTTCACTGCACGTATCGCATCGGGACGGTCGAGTGGCCCGAGAGCCACGATCTCTTCGATGTCCGTGCAGTCGGCCTTGCGGCGATGGCCGTAGACGGACACGGCGGCGTGAAGCTCGTTTGGCGTGCCCTCGATGAGCTTGCCCATCACGTCCTTCGCGACCTGGATCTTCATTTGGCCGTCGACGCGCCCCCACATCGAGCCGGATCCGTCGAGGATGTAGTAGAGCGCGGGCGCTTCGGCGCGCACGGGTGTCGGGGCGAGGGCGATCGCTAGCGCAACGCCGATGGCGAGGGGCAAGTCGCGGGCATGTCGGGACCAGTTCATGGACGTATCCTCCGTTCCGTCTGGGAACTATCGACGGTCCCGCTTCCTCCCCTAAGCCCAATGCGGAACGCTGGTTTCGGAGGGTGGAACCGCCCCCGACCGAAAACCCGTCGAAAAACTCGTGGGCGCGGATCGTCGGGGGTGGCGTTGGCCGTTCGTCTTGATCTGCGGTTTTCCCCGGGGGCTCCTGCGGACTTTGGCCGGGCGCGGGAGTCGCTGTCGGGTCTGAGCGATCCTCGGCGAAGGCGGGTTTCTTGTCCCGGAGTGAGGCGTGCCGCCTAGGCCGCGTTCTGCGTGCGCTGGAAAAGGCTCGGGTCGGGCGTGTCGGCCAGCTCGAGCTTCGGGTGGCGCTGCACCAGATTGTCCAGGAATGCTTGGCTCTGGGCCAGGATGACCGGCCGGGAGTCCCGGTCGAAGACGAGCTTCGTCATGGTCGAGTGGCGGACCATGTCCTCATCGAATCCGGCCTGCGGCCAGCGCGCGACCTTGAACGTGAGAGGAGACAGCCGCAGCTCGACTTTGTACTCGGCCGCCATGCGGTGTTTCAGGACGTCGAACTGCAGGGGGCCGACCGCACCCACGATCGTGGCGGACGAGCCGTCTTGATCACGGAACAACTGCACGGCTCCCTCCTGCGTGAGCTGCTCGAGGCCCTTCGCGAGCGCTTTCCGTTTGGTGACGAGCCCGAGTTCGATTCGCATGAAGTGCTCGGGGGCAAACGCAGGGAAGTCGACGAAGGAGATGTCGCCGCTCTCACAGATCGTGTCGCCGATGCGGAGCATGCCTGGATCGAAGAGACCCACCACGTCTCCCGGGAAGGCCTCGGCGACGCCCTCTCTGCTTCGACCCATGAGGAGCGTCGACTTCGCGAGGCGGATGGTCTTGCCCGTTCGCTGATGCTTCGCGGTCAGACCCTGCACGTAGCGTCCGGAGCAGATCCGGACGAACGCGATGCGGTCTCGATGGTCCGGATCCATGTTCGCTTGGATCTTGAAGACGAACGCGGAGAACGGGGTCTCGACCGGGTCGATGGGTCCGCTCGCCGCGAGCTGCGGTCCGGGGCACGGCGCCATCGTGAGGAATCTTTCGATGAAGGGCCGCACGCCATAGTTGGTGAGTGCGCTTC contains the following coding sequences:
- a CDS encoding VWA domain-containing protein; amino-acid sequence: MNWSRHARDLPLAIGVALAIALAPTPVRAEAPALYYILDGSGSMWGRVDGQMKIQVAKDVMGKLIEGTPNELHAAVSVYGHRRKADCTDIEEIVALGPLDRPDAIRAVKKITPRGKTPISESIKRAAERVKEREEQTTIVLVSDGIETCDSDPCAVTRALKESGAKFVLHVVGFAVDDATREQLSCVAEAGGGSYWSTSDADELLSTLSRIQESAVTQVAMATPQPAPEPTASPKRIVQESSGGSTSIKIKAARPGRIRFAHDEWVKRPYYWKLVDAETGEEKFKAHDLSEQIVPPGTYQLVWREREHGAGEVLLGEVMTVAPGEVVEVPLRTAIRLNVPTWVDDPYYWMLRDPDTDEIVARFRSLVPQLVPPGEWDLIWRQVEHGAQETRLGNIKVDPDVTNQVEIATSIQPARADWVHEDTYYWGLQDPESGKWIARFGKKIARQLVGPGQYRLVYRRSEHGSSESDLGLVEISEGQLNEPTINTGVKIVPSPDLAPPYRIEYIELDEDGKEIRMVTQGGRWEPMPLKPGKYRVNYHQKEHQTEKFTLVESFDLPAGALVEIDL
- a CDS encoding peptide chain release factor 3; translation: MDSIAHLISQEIDRRRTFAIISHPDAGKTTLTEKILLFGGAVREAGAVRAQRAARHATSDWLDIEKQRGISVSSSVMHAEYEGIRINILDTPGHRDFSEDTYRTLLAADSVVMLIDAAKGVEPQTRRLFEVCRMRGLPIFTFINKMDRAGLDPLELLGEIEEVLGIEAIPVNWSVGSGREFRGVYDRLGRKLLLFGGGNHGATELDETEIAGEVSDAAVRAGMGPEADATTEALELLDGAGTEFDLGRVRAGTQTPVFFGSALTNYGVRPFIERFLTMAPCPGPQLAASGPIDPVETPFSAFVFKIQANMDPDHRDRIAFVRICSGRYVQGLTAKHQRTGKTIRLAKSTLLMGRSREGVAEAFPGDVVGLFDPGMLRIGDTICESGDISFVDFPAFAPEHFMRIELGLVTKRKALAKGLEQLTQEGAVQLFRDQDGSSATIVGAVGPLQFDVLKHRMAAEYKVELRLSPLTFKVARWPQAGFDEDMVRHSTMTKLVFDRDSRPVILAQSQAFLDNLVQRHPKLELADTPDPSLFQRTQNAA